Proteins co-encoded in one Garra rufa chromosome 7, GarRuf1.0, whole genome shotgun sequence genomic window:
- the LOC141337918 gene encoding serine/threonine-protein kinase 38-like, with product MATRGHASSSLMSNHTKERVTMAKVTLENFYSNLITQHEEREMRQQKLEKVMDEEGLPDEEKRVRRSQHARKETEFLRLKRTRLGLDDFESLKVIGRGAFGEVRLVQKKDTGHVYAMKILRKADMLQKEQVGHIRAERDILVQADSLWVVKMFYSFQDKLNLYLLMEFLPGGDMMTLLMKKDTLTEEETQFYVAETVLAIDFIHQLGFIHRDIKPDNLLLDSKGHVKLSDFGLCTGLKKAHRTEFYRNLSHSQSNDLTFQHMNSKRKAETWKRNRRQLAFSTVGTPDYIAPEVFMQTGYNKLCDWWSLGVIMYEMLIGYPPFCSETPQETYKKVMSWKETLVFPPEVPISERAKALILRFCCEADHRIGAGGVDEIKRNSFFEGVDYDHIRERPAAIPIEIKSIDDTSNFDEFPESDILQPTSMTQTHKKITIYYFILIISWFSVL from the exons ATGGCGACCCGAGGCCACGCCTCCAGCTCGTTAATGAGCAACCACACCAAAGAGCGAGTGACCATGGCCAAGGTCACGCTGGAGAACTTCTACAGCAACCTCATAACTCAGCACGAGGAGAGGGAAATGAG GCAACAAAAACTGGAAAAGGTGATGGATGAGGAAGGACTGCCTGATGAAGAG AAGCGTGTGCGGCGCTCTCAACACGCTCGTAAGGAGACAGAGTTCCTGCGGCTGAAGAGAACCAGACTGGGTTTGGACGACTTCGAGTCGCTGAAGGTGATTGGACGAGGAGCCTTTGGGGAG GTGCGTCTGGTCCAGAAGAAAGACACGGGACACGTTTACGCCATGAAGATCCTGCGCAAAGCTGACATGCTGCAGAAAGAGCAG GTGGGTCATATCCGGGCGGAGCGGGACATCTTGGTTCAGGCAGACAGTCTGTGGGTGGTCAAAATGTTCTACAGTTTTCAGGACAAACTCAATCTTTACTTACTCATGGAGTTCCTGCCTGGAG GTGACATGATGACTCTGCTGATGAAGAAGGACACTCTGACGGAGGAGGAGACGCAGTTCTACGTGGCTGAGACGGTTCTGGCCATCGACTTCATCCATCAGCTGGGCTTCATTCACAGAGACATCAAGCCAGACAACCTGCTGCTGGACTCCAAG gGTCACGTCAAGCTGTCTGATTTCGGCTTGTGTACGGGACTCAAGAAGGCGCATCGGACCGAGTTTTACCGCAACCTGAGCCACAGCCAATCAAACGACCTCA CGTTCCAGCACATGAACTCTAAGAGGAAGGCGGAGACGTGGAAGAGGAACCGGAGACAGCTG GCCTTCTCCACGGTGGGAACGCCGGACTACATCGCGCCGGAGGTCTTCATGCAAACCGGATACAACAAGCTCTGCGACTGGTGGAGTCTAGGAGTCATCATGTACGAGATGCTCATCG GCTATCCTCCGTTCTGCTCAGAAACTCCTCAGGAGACGTATAAGAAGGTGATGAGCTGGAAGGAGACGCTGGTGTTTCCTCCGGAGGTGCCGATCTCAGAGCGAGCCAAAGCGCTGATCCTGCGTTTCTGCTGCGAAGCCGATCATCGTATCGGAGCCGGCGGTGTGGACGAGATCAAGAGGAACAGCTTCTTCGAGGGAGTGGATTACGATCACATCAG AGAGAGACCTGCGGCGATCCCCATCGAGATCAAGAGCATCGACGACACGTCTAACTTTGACGAATTTCCCGAGTCCGACATCCTGCAGCCCACAAGTATGACGCAAACGCACAAGAAAATAacgatttattattttattttgataatt